The proteins below come from a single Candidatus Flexicrinis affinis genomic window:
- a CDS encoding ABC-F family ATP-binding cassette domain-containing protein codes for MSIISFSGLSQSFGHFDIFAGVTGRIEHDSRIGLVGPNGVGKTSLIHILAGLEPPPTGTLSVKRGLTVGYLRQEAIEAFADHEANLYDSMMEVFAPLKAMEAELRELEHKMAEDASEAVLTTYGDLLDEFEMRGGYDYELRIEQTLTGLGFDVDDFFTSVRRLSGGQKTRALLARLLLEQPDLLILDEPTNHLDIEAITWLEGMLGRWPKAALIVSHDRRFLDQTVNTIWVMTPFGIEPYKGNYSAYVKQREEREARAMDLYEAEMERMWKEFDFIKRFKKDGDAQAIGRLRRLTRDLVAIDQLGLVQYLGYKKWSDTGVGNIRMFTVAEAEAALKAIEAPVTRAPFLRMRLADGGRSGERVLSLHKLTVGFPGRTLFTADDLHVYRGQIVALTGPNGAGKTTLLRTLMNELPALAGRFSLGHNVKVGYFAQAHESLNPELSVLDSLIAAGEAIGKALGLREARTRLGTYLFRGDDVFKRVGDLSGGERARLALAMLALDGANLLLLDEPTNHLDIQAQEALQDVLQAFEGTIMLVSHDRYLVDALATHVWHIEDGAVTVREAVPVLA; via the coding sequence ATGTCCATCATCTCCTTCTCGGGACTCTCCCAGTCCTTCGGTCACTTCGACATCTTCGCCGGGGTCACTGGCCGTATCGAACACGACAGCCGCATCGGGCTTGTCGGGCCGAACGGTGTCGGCAAGACCTCGTTGATCCACATTCTTGCCGGTCTCGAGCCGCCGCCGACCGGTACGTTGAGCGTCAAGCGCGGCCTGACCGTGGGTTACCTGCGGCAGGAAGCGATCGAGGCGTTCGCCGATCACGAGGCGAACCTCTACGATTCGATGATGGAGGTGTTCGCGCCGCTCAAGGCAATGGAAGCCGAACTGCGCGAGCTCGAACACAAAATGGCTGAGGACGCCTCCGAAGCGGTGCTTACCACGTATGGCGACCTGCTCGACGAGTTCGAAATGCGCGGCGGTTACGACTACGAGCTGCGCATCGAACAGACATTGACCGGCCTCGGGTTTGACGTCGACGACTTCTTTACCTCCGTTCGCCGGCTCAGCGGCGGTCAGAAGACCCGTGCCCTGCTCGCGCGCCTGCTGCTTGAACAGCCCGACCTGCTGATCCTCGACGAGCCGACCAACCACCTTGACATCGAAGCGATCACGTGGCTCGAAGGCATGCTCGGCCGTTGGCCGAAGGCCGCACTGATCGTCAGTCACGACCGGCGCTTTCTCGACCAGACCGTTAACACTATCTGGGTGATGACGCCGTTTGGGATCGAGCCGTACAAGGGCAACTACAGCGCCTACGTCAAACAGCGCGAGGAGCGCGAGGCCCGTGCGATGGACTTGTACGAGGCCGAGATGGAGCGCATGTGGAAGGAATTCGACTTCATCAAGCGTTTCAAGAAGGACGGTGACGCACAGGCGATCGGCCGCTTGCGGCGCTTGACGCGCGACCTCGTAGCGATCGACCAGCTCGGCTTGGTGCAGTATCTCGGCTACAAGAAGTGGAGCGATACGGGCGTCGGAAACATCCGCATGTTTACCGTTGCGGAAGCGGAAGCGGCGCTCAAGGCTATCGAAGCCCCGGTTACGCGTGCGCCGTTCCTCCGGATGCGGCTGGCCGACGGCGGGCGCAGTGGCGAACGCGTGCTCTCACTGCACAAGCTGACCGTGGGCTTTCCGGGCCGGACGCTGTTCACCGCCGACGACCTGCACGTATACCGCGGCCAGATCGTCGCGCTGACCGGCCCCAACGGCGCCGGCAAGACGACGCTGCTGCGCACGCTGATGAACGAACTGCCGGCGCTGGCGGGACGTTTCAGCCTCGGGCACAACGTCAAGGTCGGCTACTTCGCGCAAGCGCACGAGTCGCTCAACCCGGAATTGTCGGTGCTGGACAGCCTGATTGCAGCCGGCGAAGCCATCGGCAAGGCGCTCGGCCTGCGTGAGGCGCGCACCCGGCTTGGCACGTACCTGTTCCGGGGCGACGACGTGTTCAAGCGCGTGGGCGACCTCAGCGGCGGCGAACGGGCACGGCTGGCGCTGGCAATGCTTGCGCTGGACGGTGCCAATCTGCTGCTGTTGGACGAGCCGACCAATCATCTCGACATTCAGGCGCAGGAGGCGCTGCAAGACGTGCTGCAGGCGTTCGAGGGCACGATCATGCTGGTCAGCCACGACCGCTATCTGGTCGATGCGCTGGCTACGCACGTCTGGCACATCGAGGACGGCGCGGTGACGGTTCGCGAGGCCGTGCCTGTTCTTGCGTAA
- a CDS encoding class I SAM-dependent methyltransferase produces MDMQAHWSRVYQTKAADDVSWYQATPRVSLDLLRRTGATPASRLIDVGAGASTLVDHLLANGYATVTLLDIAPEALDAVRARLGERAASVTFIAGDVTRITLPADAYDVWHDRAVFHFLRDPAQRAAYVESARRALKPGGVVIMATFALDGPQQCSGLDVMRYDAAGLQREFGPQFDLVESMDETHRTPWGGEQQFVYCVLRRVES; encoded by the coding sequence GTGGACATGCAAGCGCATTGGTCACGCGTGTATCAAACGAAAGCCGCTGATGACGTGAGCTGGTATCAAGCCACGCCGCGCGTTTCCCTTGATCTGCTGCGGCGGACTGGCGCGACGCCCGCAAGCCGTCTGATCGATGTCGGCGCAGGGGCATCGACACTGGTGGACCACCTACTGGCGAATGGTTACGCGACTGTCACGCTTCTGGATATCGCGCCCGAGGCGCTTGATGCCGTGCGCGCTCGGTTGGGTGAACGCGCCGCATCAGTCACGTTCATCGCCGGAGACGTCACGCGTATCACACTTCCCGCCGACGCATACGACGTCTGGCACGACCGCGCGGTGTTTCACTTTCTGCGCGATCCGGCACAGCGTGCGGCGTATGTCGAATCGGCGCGGCGTGCGCTCAAGCCGGGCGGTGTGGTGATCATGGCGACGTTCGCGCTCGATGGCCCGCAGCAGTGCAGCGGGCTCGACGTGATGCGTTACGACGCCGCCGGCCTGCAGCGCGAATTCGGGCCGCAGTTCGATTTGGTCGAAAGCATGGACGAGACGCACCGCACGCCGTGGGGCGGCGAGCAGCAGTTCGTCTACTGCGTGCTGCGGCGGGTCGAAAGCTAG
- a CDS encoding HAD-IC family P-type ATPase has product MITGDHVLTAEAIAKSLGIMREGEQAVSGLELEKLDDAGMVKALERTSVFARVSPEHKLRLVKALQSQGHVAAMTGDGVNDAPALKQADIGVAMGITGTEVSKGAADMVLTDDNFASIVAAVEEGRTIYDNIRKFVRYLLSSNIGEILVMLVAILIGMPIPLLAIQILWINLVTDGLPAIALGFEPPEPTVMNRPPRAKDESIFARGLGRQVIVMAVVLAIVTLIGFALGHVSYGLDPFSRTLGAENLSYDQLVTLAGAENVDPDWDSLTIEQRLAALGTLDGEEESGGHGGSEGLIGILESIPRTIAFTVLAFGQMFHVAGIHPGDGVSFFRVWFRKNRLLLWAILSTFVLQLLVLYVPFLSGLLNTFPLSVGDLLLATVLAFVVLLATEADKIIFKPQTTE; this is encoded by the coding sequence ATGATCACCGGCGACCACGTGCTGACCGCCGAGGCCATCGCCAAGAGCCTCGGTATCATGCGCGAGGGCGAACAGGCGGTTAGCGGCCTCGAACTTGAGAAGCTGGACGACGCTGGCATGGTCAAGGCGCTTGAACGCACGTCGGTCTTCGCCCGCGTGTCGCCCGAGCATAAGCTGAGGCTCGTTAAGGCGCTCCAATCGCAAGGCCACGTGGCCGCCATGACCGGCGACGGCGTCAACGACGCGCCGGCGCTCAAGCAGGCCGACATCGGCGTGGCGATGGGCATCACCGGCACCGAGGTCAGCAAGGGCGCGGCCGACATGGTGCTGACCGACGACAACTTTGCCAGCATCGTCGCTGCGGTCGAGGAAGGCCGCACGATCTACGACAACATCCGTAAATTTGTACGCTACCTGCTCAGCTCCAACATCGGCGAAATCCTCGTTATGCTGGTCGCCATCCTGATCGGCATGCCGATCCCGCTGCTGGCGATCCAGATTCTGTGGATCAACCTCGTCACCGACGGCTTGCCGGCCATCGCGCTCGGGTTTGAGCCGCCGGAGCCGACGGTGATGAACCGGCCACCGCGCGCCAAGGACGAGAGCATCTTCGCCCGCGGGCTGGGCCGGCAGGTGATCGTGATGGCCGTGGTGCTGGCGATCGTCACGCTGATCGGCTTTGCGCTCGGGCACGTCAGCTACGGGCTGGACCCATTCAGCCGCACGCTGGGCGCCGAGAACCTCTCGTACGATCAGCTCGTGACGCTTGCCGGCGCAGAGAACGTCGACCCGGATTGGGACTCGCTGACCATTGAGCAGCGACTGGCTGCGCTCGGCACGCTCGACGGCGAAGAGGAAAGCGGCGGGCACGGCGGCAGCGAGGGCTTGATCGGCATCCTCGAGTCGATCCCGCGGACGATCGCGTTCACCGTGCTGGCGTTCGGGCAGATGTTCCACGTCGCGGGCATCCATCCGGGCGACGGCGTGTCGTTCTTCCGCGTGTGGTTCCGCAAGAACCGTCTGCTGCTGTGGGCGATCCTGTCGACCTTCGTGCTGCAACTGCTGGTGCTGTATGTGCCGTTCCTCAGCGGCCTGCTGAACACGTTCCCGCTCAGCGTCGGCGATCTGCTGCTGGCGACCGTCCTCGCATTCGTGGTGCTGCTGGCGACCGAAGCCGACAAGATCATCTTCAAGCCGCAGACGACGGAATAG
- a CDS encoding ABC transporter permease codes for MSETLINILASIVATATPLVIAGIGETITERAGVVNLSLNGSILLAAMAGFAAAQATGSVLVGLAAAAAVGALVALVLAFTAIKLKQEQVAVGFVLTLLCADLARFLGKPFVNIPGPRLETLPIPLLSDLPVVGRVLFTHDLSVYFSFALVFATWWLLFRTRTGLTLRAIGERPETAYARGANVNVQRFVYTMIGGALVGLAGAAYSLRIKAGWAANPPMDGDGWIALAIVIFAGWHPFRVVLGAYLLAALRAVASEIQRSPDVNFPVVLLNTLPWLLMIGTLMLVSAGWIERVLRVLPERIQRPARAILRSNPPSALGTPFEPQR; via the coding sequence ATGAGCGAGACCCTGATCAACATCCTCGCCAGCATCGTCGCGACGGCCACGCCGCTGGTGATTGCCGGCATCGGCGAGACAATCACCGAGCGTGCCGGCGTCGTCAACCTCTCGCTCAACGGCAGTATCCTGTTAGCCGCCATGGCTGGATTCGCCGCGGCGCAAGCGACCGGGTCGGTACTCGTCGGCCTCGCCGCTGCTGCCGCCGTCGGAGCGTTGGTGGCGCTCGTGCTGGCGTTCACCGCCATCAAGCTCAAGCAAGAACAGGTCGCGGTCGGGTTTGTGCTCACACTGCTGTGCGCCGACCTCGCCCGCTTTCTCGGCAAGCCCTTCGTCAACATCCCCGGCCCGCGCCTCGAAACCCTGCCCATACCGCTGCTGAGCGACCTGCCGGTGGTCGGCCGCGTGCTGTTTACGCACGACCTGTCGGTCTACTTCAGCTTCGCGCTGGTGTTCGCGACGTGGTGGCTGTTGTTCCGCACCCGCACCGGCCTGACGCTGCGCGCCATCGGCGAACGCCCTGAGACGGCCTATGCCCGCGGCGCCAACGTCAACGTGCAGCGGTTCGTGTACACGATGATCGGCGGGGCATTGGTCGGCCTCGCCGGTGCGGCGTACTCGCTGCGGATCAAGGCAGGCTGGGCCGCAAACCCGCCCATGGACGGCGACGGGTGGATCGCGCTGGCGATCGTCATTTTCGCCGGGTGGCACCCCTTCCGCGTTGTGCTGGGCGCCTATCTGCTGGCAGCATTGCGCGCGGTTGCGTCCGAGATTCAACGTTCGCCGGACGTGAACTTTCCGGTCGTGCTGCTCAACACGCTGCCGTGGCTGTTGATGATCGGGACGCTGATGCTGGTCAGCGCGGGCTGGATCGAGCGCGTCCTGCGTGTGCTGCCTGAGCGCATTCAGCGGCCAGCGCGTGCGATTCTGCGCTCCAACCCGCCGAGCGCACTCGGTACACCCTTCGAGCCGCAGCGCTGA
- a CDS encoding NADP-dependent isocitrate dehydrogenase: MTNKVPITYTRGDGIGPEIMDACLHILTEAGAQIEPEEIVLGERVFLAGTLTGITQDAFDSIFRTGVIYKAPLTTPQGSGFKSVNVTLRKTLGLFSNVRPVVSYHPFVATKYPDVDIVIIRENEEDLYAGIEHRQSREVYQTLKLISRPGSERIIRYAFEFARRNGRKKVTCFTKDNIMKMTDGLFHKVFDEVSEEYPEIETDHKIIDIGAARAATQPETFDVIVMSNLYGDIVSDIVAELTGSVGLAGSANVGDKFAMFEAIHGSAPDIAGKSIANPSGLLLGGVQMMLHIGQPEVATRVHNAWLRTIEDGIHTGDIFKTGISKQRVNTKEFTDAVIARLGQAPQQLKAVSYESAEPIRAEYRPRLVRHKELVGVDLFLDWGNDHDVRDPNALGEALRKIDGDGLQLIMITNRGQKVWPQTRTETFLTDHWRCRFESVGELPLKPQQVINLLSRAVEAGFDVIKTENLYMFDGERGFSLGQGQ; encoded by the coding sequence ATGACCAACAAAGTCCCGATTACCTACACGCGCGGCGACGGCATCGGCCCCGAGATTATGGACGCCTGCCTGCACATCCTGACCGAAGCCGGCGCGCAGATCGAACCCGAGGAGATCGTGCTCGGTGAGCGCGTCTTCCTTGCCGGTACGCTGACCGGCATCACACAGGACGCCTTTGACTCGATCTTCCGTACCGGCGTGATCTACAAGGCGCCGCTGACCACGCCGCAAGGCAGCGGCTTCAAGAGCGTCAACGTCACCCTGCGCAAGACGCTCGGATTGTTCTCCAATGTGCGCCCGGTCGTCAGCTATCACCCCTTCGTGGCGACCAAGTACCCGGATGTCGACATCGTCATCATCCGCGAGAACGAGGAAGACCTCTACGCCGGCATCGAGCACCGGCAGTCCCGCGAGGTCTACCAGACCCTCAAGCTCATCTCGCGCCCCGGCTCCGAGCGCATCATCCGCTACGCGTTCGAGTTCGCCCGCCGCAACGGCCGCAAGAAGGTGACGTGCTTCACCAAAGACAACATCATGAAGATGACCGACGGCCTGTTTCACAAGGTCTTCGACGAGGTCTCTGAGGAGTACCCGGAAATCGAGACCGACCACAAGATCATCGACATCGGCGCCGCCCGCGCGGCGACTCAGCCCGAGACGTTCGACGTGATCGTGATGTCGAACCTGTACGGCGACATCGTCAGCGACATTGTGGCCGAACTGACCGGTTCAGTCGGCTTGGCCGGGTCGGCCAACGTGGGCGACAAGTTCGCCATGTTCGAGGCGATCCACGGCAGCGCGCCCGATATCGCCGGCAAGAGCATTGCCAACCCGTCCGGGCTGCTGTTAGGTGGCGTCCAGATGATGCTGCACATCGGTCAGCCCGAGGTCGCAACGCGCGTCCATAACGCGTGGCTGCGCACCATCGAGGACGGTATCCACACCGGCGACATCTTCAAGACTGGCATCAGCAAGCAGCGCGTCAACACGAAGGAATTCACCGACGCCGTGATCGCCCGCCTCGGTCAAGCGCCGCAGCAGTTGAAGGCGGTGTCGTACGAGTCGGCTGAGCCGATCCGGGCCGAGTACCGGCCGCGGCTCGTCCGCCACAAGGAGCTGGTCGGCGTCGACCTGTTCCTCGATTGGGGGAACGACCACGACGTGCGCGATCCGAACGCGCTGGGCGAGGCGCTGCGGAAGATCGACGGCGACGGCTTGCAGCTCATCATGATTACGAACCGCGGCCAGAAGGTGTGGCCGCAAACGCGCACCGAAACGTTTCTGACCGACCACTGGCGCTGCCGGTTCGAATCGGTCGGCGAGCTTCCGCTCAAGCCGCAGCAGGTGATCAACCTGCTCAGCCGCGCCGTAGAAGCCGGTTTCGACGTCATCAAGACCGAGAACCTCTACATGTTTGATGGCGAGCGCGGCTTCTCGCTCGGGCAGGGGCAGTAG
- a CDS encoding ABC transporter permease: protein MPVPRLLNRALFILVPVAVSLAITAVLIAALGNDPLEVFNMAWTGAFRDSARVAAVLNLWIPLTLCAIGLVITFTAGLWNIGVEGQMMAGAMAASWGAQFISLPQPVLIPVCVTLGALGGMGWAALVGLLKTRFGVNEIFGGVALNAIANTVAIYFISGPWQPPEGGSAQSTPPFPLDAWLPVASSEFPVSLFMLALVVGLTLLVIASLRGTRFGLELKATGKNAKSARLLGVPVTRTALLALILCGALAGMAGSHRVLHTYHALRPLVSGGIGFYALLIALLAGFRALPIPVLTFILAAILAGSTRVNTLLGVDPSLVGVLQGLIVLLILVGAGVRQTYFARKGGAA from the coding sequence ATGCCCGTCCCCCGCCTACTGAACCGCGCGCTGTTCATCCTCGTGCCGGTTGCCGTATCGCTTGCCATCACGGCCGTCCTGATCGCCGCGCTGGGCAACGACCCGCTCGAAGTCTTCAACATGGCGTGGACCGGCGCGTTCCGCGACAGCGCCCGCGTGGCCGCCGTGCTGAACCTGTGGATTCCGCTCACGTTGTGCGCGATCGGCCTCGTCATCACGTTCACGGCGGGGCTGTGGAACATCGGCGTCGAAGGGCAGATGATGGCTGGAGCGATGGCGGCCAGTTGGGGCGCGCAGTTCATCAGCCTGCCGCAGCCTGTGTTAATCCCGGTATGCGTCACGCTGGGGGCGCTCGGTGGCATGGGCTGGGCCGCGCTGGTCGGGCTGCTCAAGACGCGCTTCGGCGTGAACGAAATCTTCGGCGGTGTGGCGCTCAACGCGATCGCCAACACCGTCGCGATCTACTTCATCTCTGGCCCGTGGCAGCCCCCGGAGGGCGGCAGCGCACAGTCGACGCCGCCCTTCCCGCTTGACGCCTGGCTGCCGGTCGCCAGTAGCGAGTTCCCGGTCAGCCTATTCATGCTGGCGCTCGTGGTCGGCCTCACCCTGCTCGTCATCGCCAGCCTGCGCGGCACCCGCTTTGGCCTCGAACTCAAGGCAACCGGCAAGAATGCCAAATCGGCCCGATTGCTCGGCGTGCCGGTGACACGCACCGCCCTGCTTGCGCTGATCCTGTGCGGCGCGCTGGCGGGCATGGCCGGATCGCATCGCGTCCTGCACACGTACCACGCGCTGCGCCCGCTGGTCAGCGGCGGTATCGGCTTCTACGCACTGCTGATCGCGCTGCTGGCGGGCTTCCGCGCGCTGCCGATCCCGGTGCTGACGTTTATCCTCGCCGCGATTTTGGCCGGCAGCACGCGCGTCAACACGCTGCTCGGCGTCGACCCGTCGCTGGTCGGTGTGCTGCAAGGGCTGATCGTGCTGCTCATCTTGGTCGGCGCGGGCGTGCGACAAACGTACTTCGCGCGTAAGGGCGGTGCAGCATGA
- a CDS encoding HAD-IC family P-type ATPase produces MPAFHQLSVKQSAEELGVDIDTGLSTAEAQQRLAKYGHNLLPTGEGTSVWKILFSQFADLLVLVLIGAAVISGLLGELEDALVIMVIVVLNALLGTYQEYRAEQALAALGAMQVPRVRVKRDGKVTEISAEELVPGDIVLLQEGDRIPADGRLTVAKSLNVEEAALTGESQPEEKNAEIVYEKETGLGDRDNMAYMGTAINFGRGEMIVTGTALETELGKIAKMLMGVEETRTPLQENLHRLSITLVRGAILIVFVVFVVGLLRGFALERMLITAIGLAVAAVPEGLPAVITVSLSLGAARMVRRNALIRRLPAVETLGSVTVICSDKTGTLTKNEMTATMLALPGIDDVDVTGIGYTPDGDFKIGDESVDPRTTPSIGRFLKAMALDTDAYLERDSEGRFNVVGDTTEGALLVAAQKIGWTREQLEKDLPRVAELPFSSERKAMTTIHEVKGNQADLLFDGKYIAITKGAPDRLIEWAGYEHTPEGVVPLSKERHKAWQDQVDSMAAQGLRVLGVGYRPLDSLPDKVTPEIERQINLLGLVGILDPARPEARAAVEKVPQRRHPADHDHRRPRADRRGHRQEPRYHARGRTGG; encoded by the coding sequence ATGCCAGCATTTCACCAGCTTAGCGTCAAGCAATCTGCAGAGGAACTCGGCGTCGATATCGATACCGGCCTAAGCACGGCAGAGGCACAGCAGAGGCTGGCGAAATACGGACATAATCTGCTGCCCACCGGCGAAGGCACGTCGGTGTGGAAGATTCTGTTCAGCCAGTTTGCCGATCTGCTCGTCCTCGTGCTCATCGGTGCTGCGGTCATTTCGGGCCTGCTGGGCGAACTCGAAGACGCGCTGGTCATCATGGTTATCGTCGTGCTGAACGCGCTTCTCGGCACGTATCAGGAGTACCGCGCCGAGCAGGCGCTGGCAGCCTTGGGCGCCATGCAGGTGCCGCGTGTACGCGTCAAGCGCGACGGCAAGGTGACCGAGATCAGCGCCGAGGAATTGGTCCCCGGCGACATCGTGCTGCTGCAAGAAGGCGACCGCATCCCCGCCGACGGGCGCCTGACGGTCGCCAAGAGCCTGAACGTCGAAGAGGCCGCGCTCACCGGCGAATCTCAGCCTGAGGAGAAGAACGCCGAGATCGTCTACGAGAAAGAGACGGGGTTAGGCGACCGCGACAACATGGCCTACATGGGCACGGCGATCAACTTCGGCCGCGGCGAGATGATCGTCACCGGCACGGCGCTCGAGACCGAACTGGGCAAGATCGCCAAGATGTTGATGGGTGTCGAAGAGACGCGCACGCCGCTGCAGGAAAACCTCCATCGCCTGAGCATCACGTTGGTGCGCGGCGCGATCCTGATCGTGTTCGTCGTGTTCGTCGTCGGCCTGCTGCGCGGCTTCGCGCTGGAGCGCATGCTGATCACCGCGATTGGCCTTGCGGTCGCCGCGGTGCCGGAGGGTCTGCCCGCCGTGATCACCGTCAGCCTGTCGCTGGGCGCGGCCCGCATGGTGCGCCGTAACGCGCTTATCCGCCGCCTGCCGGCCGTCGAAACGCTCGGCAGCGTGACCGTCATCTGCTCGGACAAGACCGGCACGCTCACCAAGAACGAAATGACGGCGACGATGCTCGCCCTGCCCGGAATTGACGATGTCGACGTGACCGGCATCGGCTACACCCCGGACGGGGACTTCAAGATCGGCGACGAGAGCGTCGATCCGCGCACGACACCCAGCATCGGCCGGTTCCTCAAGGCGATGGCGCTCGATACCGACGCGTATCTGGAACGCGACTCCGAGGGCCGTTTCAACGTGGTCGGGGACACGACCGAAGGCGCGCTGCTGGTCGCCGCGCAGAAGATCGGATGGACGCGCGAGCAGTTGGAGAAGGACTTGCCGCGCGTGGCCGAGCTGCCCTTTAGCAGCGAACGCAAGGCCATGACGACCATCCACGAGGTGAAAGGTAATCAAGCCGACTTGCTGTTCGACGGCAAGTACATCGCAATCACCAAGGGCGCGCCCGACCGGCTGATCGAGTGGGCTGGCTATGAACACACGCCTGAAGGGGTGGTCCCGCTGTCGAAAGAGCGCCACAAGGCGTGGCAGGATCAAGTCGACAGTATGGCGGCTCAGGGCCTGCGCGTGTTGGGTGTCGGCTATCGCCCGCTCGACAGCCTCCCTGACAAAGTGACGCCGGAGATCGAACGCCAGATCAACCTGCTTGGGCTGGTCGGCATCCTCGATCCGGCCCGGCCTGAAGCGCGCGCCGCGGTCGAGAAAGTCCCGCAGCGCAGGCATCCGGCCGATCATGATCACCGGCGACCACGTGCTGACCGCCGAGGCCATCGCCAAGAGCCTCGGTATCATGCGCGAGGGCGAACAGGCGGTTAG
- a CDS encoding cation transporter, translating to MRDNLHRYAYLSIGAAVVTIGLKGLAYLLTGSVGLLSDAVESLVNLAAALVALIALIIAARPPDESHEYGHDKIEYFSSGIEGMLILVAGISIMATSIDRLLRPQPVEQLGIGLGLSLLASLVNLGVALVLDRVGKASDSMTLQADARHLMTDVWTSAGVLIGIAVVGISGVTWLDPVIAILVALNIMRIGVVLLRKSFDGLMDTPIPEAERRAVDAVIHKFEESGIQFHALRTRQSGARRFISVHVLVPPHWTVKRAHDVVEDIEREMRAVVPHSRVFTHLEPQGDPAAFDDLGLDRPE from the coding sequence GTGCGGGACAACCTTCATCGCTACGCGTACTTGTCGATCGGCGCGGCGGTCGTGACGATCGGGCTCAAGGGCCTCGCGTATCTGCTCACCGGGTCGGTCGGCCTGCTGTCCGATGCCGTCGAGTCGCTGGTGAACCTCGCCGCAGCACTGGTCGCGCTGATCGCGTTGATCATCGCGGCACGCCCCCCCGACGAGTCGCACGAGTACGGTCACGACAAGATCGAGTATTTCTCCAGCGGCATCGAAGGCATGCTCATCCTCGTCGCCGGCATCAGCATTATGGCGACCAGCATCGACCGCTTGCTGCGCCCGCAGCCCGTCGAGCAGTTGGGGATCGGCCTTGGGCTGTCACTGCTGGCGTCACTGGTCAACCTCGGCGTGGCACTGGTGCTGGATCGTGTCGGCAAGGCCAGCGATTCAATGACCTTGCAAGCGGACGCGCGCCACCTGATGACCGACGTGTGGACGAGCGCCGGCGTGCTCATCGGCATCGCCGTGGTCGGCATCAGCGGCGTGACGTGGCTCGACCCGGTGATCGCGATTCTGGTCGCGCTCAACATCATGCGGATCGGGGTTGTGCTGCTGCGCAAGAGCTTCGACGGCCTGATGGACACGCCGATCCCCGAGGCTGAACGCCGGGCGGTCGACGCCGTGATCCACAAGTTCGAGGAGTCGGGAATCCAGTTCCACGCGCTGCGCACGCGCCAGTCCGGCGCGCGCCGCTTCATCTCGGTGCACGTGCTGGTGCCGCCACACTGGACGGTCAAGCGCGCGCACGATGTGGTCGAGGACATCGAACGCGAGATGCGCGCGGTCGTCCCCCACTCGCGCGTGTTCACGCACTTGGAACCGCAGGGCGACCCGGCCGCTTTTGACGACCTCGGCCTCGATCGCCCCGAGTAG